The sequence CTTCAATGTTATGCAATTTAAAAGACCTTTGAACATGACCATATCTTCTTTCTTTTCTAATATATCCTTGTCTTTCTTCACTAACTTCATTTCTCTTATCGGCTTTTATTATAATATAACCACTGTCGACTGAAATGTCTATTTCGTCTTTATTAAAGCCTGGCATTTCTGCCTCGATAATATACTCTTTATTAGTTTCTTTGATGTCTGCTCTCATTGACATATGATTAAAATTTGGAGTTAAAACGTCAGGTAAATTGCTGTAAAAGTCATCATCAAAGAAAGGTTTAAATAAATCCCTCATAGTATTTCGTCTTCTATTATTTGGAGTTAAATGCCCCATACAAACACCTCCTTAATATATTTTATGCATTATCCATAATTAGTTTTTCCTTTAGAATAAAAATTACTCATATTGCTTATGTTTATTAAATCATTA comes from Caldisalinibacter kiritimatiensis and encodes:
- a CDS encoding Hsp20/alpha crystallin family protein, coding for MGHLTPNNRRRNTMRDLFKPFFDDDFYSNLPDVLTPNFNHMSMRADIKETNKEYIIEAEMPGFNKDEIDISVDSGYIIIKADKRNEVSEERQGYIRKERRYGHVQRSFKLHNIEEDSITAKYENGILKVTLPKSTDGKDNGRRIDIQ